A single genomic interval of Oncorhynchus gorbuscha isolate QuinsamMale2020 ecotype Even-year linkage group LG25, OgorEven_v1.0, whole genome shotgun sequence harbors:
- the LOC124014359 gene encoding protein-methionine sulfoxide oxidase mical3b-like isoform X3, with the protein MEFPEFPGCPAAAGLAVGDEAEKEGHAQVLFDEFVQASTCRTTLRAFNLLCEHLQLTHTHTQPQTYSPTQPQRPFYHSLKERLNYWKANALWAKLDKRAAHHEYGKGRVCANTTCVIIGAGPCGLRTAVELGFLGARVVLLEKRDAFSRNNVLHLWPFTIHDLRGLGAKKFYGKFCAGAIDHISIRQLQLVLLKVALLLGVEVHVNVEFKGLVEPPVDQEQQKVGWRVEVKPKSHPINQLQCDVVIGADGRRNTLPGFRRKEFRGKLAIAITANFMNRNTTAEAKVEEISGVAFIFNQRFFQELRDTTGVDLENIVYYKDDTHYFVMTAKKQSLLEKGVILRDYADTETLLSRGNVDQNALLAYAREAADFSTNHQLPSLDFAMNHYGQPDVALFDFTCMYASENAALVRQRHGHHLLVTLVGDSLLEPFWPMGTGIARGFLAALDSAWMVRSWAQGLAPLDILAERESLYRLLPQASPENVNKNFGQYTVDPATRYPNINHQLITPAQVGHLIYTEESGDSGADQEPRPRSPLPKLLRQESFSRSSKLLSWCQQQTQGYRGVAVSDLTTSWKNGLALCALIHHYRPDLIDFDSLKEDEGEENMRLGLEVAEKEFGISPVMTVEEMSSVSETDTLCMVMYLSQFHQLFKDALPPSESQTESLDGRAAVIGPASLLSRLGHSPSRKRNPKEQKEKDVVGKRRKTSRPCLEDVRQDLRLVDSYEEEAALCSVGGASQSRVRSMANQLLAKFEENATCPSSTPAAALRRQKYVQMYTGGVSSLAEQISCQLQSQESPSPQHTPDRKESAGVHSVSAGPGPGGASDVCFFCSRRVYVMERLSAEGLFFHRSCFQCDHCSSTLRLASYAYDRPNGKFYCKPHYDLRLVGPVQRKRPAPPTSDQHPTPYERTPSQQTLLESPAALSTNPRSSVTVVTADRRSSVASLIERECGLAKRVRGTPERIELENYRGSLGSLETEQLTDEPEEVPEETLANYNLSLLVTEVKKANHKRISLRDNEGSSSESETEEEGERQRALTNDLARDSWRKAMELHARLRGERGDDEEETEEGEEEGEVDEDEDDDDEELSSDGEGASPLTAEEVASLDEWQQSTHSPDTHTPDTHTPDTHSPDTHTPDIQLPDSTTPDTHGPHSPTSVPNITFSTPATASTPFTPTPLTSHAPTPTSSVSIPDSSVFTYSSPNSSTTSGCSPGPDEGEEDGEKKEMKERKEREDRERGGKERERVRDSSSSSGIGVGGSSTTSTSDPLTPPGIPPPAQLMACWDSLPHPSVEAESLQSPASRPAPRFAPAPIMASAVVRGVGGKKLKPWDVDGGRGFVAGGSVGAGSLGEKLCKGVVIDPLEDINPPLSPLKPLKAVPRDEREIGRKREMERRREIERAAMGVGWEDTKIPLGREPLPRKSRGGLDPRRLTESLPPLLLTQLQGGSLFPSRKCCRDNQPPSQSVSEAGIGEGGPLGLWRAVISGYKRDRKKKGRTSLSKMATAPAPKEQGRRKTSAERRGVKFRERQSWSEPEESDITCSVVMERCSMNPKANLRLELFDLASDLQKDTIEEEEEEENEEGESAYVPHALAFKRAYAIKRHVGKERERDSSPRMDTQRKSSCPTEVVGVLVHMMDLKDPSSLDVSEAMFHRDRDPEEEQLDARLTRRVQRAARKQAKQEQLKRLHRAQMIQRQLEQVEEKQRQLEERGVAVEKALRGEADYWGESNDSEELDLHLGVMGRQDDPALMQQWFKLVQQKNCLMRYESELMIFARELELEDRQSRLQQELRERMAVDDHLKGEAELAEEKLILGEMLEVVEQRDALVSLLEEQRLQESQEDRDLEAIMLSRGLGLHNWA; encoded by the exons ATGGAGTTCCCAGAGTTCCCAGGGTGCCCTGCTGCTGCCGGCCTTGCCGTGGGCGACGAGGCGGAGAAGGAGGGCCATGCCCAGGTTCTATTTGATGAGTTTGTCCAGGCGTCTACCTGCAGAACGACACTCCGTGCCTTCAACCTGCTGTGTGAGCACcttcagctcacacacacacacacacagccacaaacATACTCCCCGACGCAGCCGCAGAGGCCTTTCTACCACAGCCTCAAAGAACGCCTCAACTACTGGAAGGCAAACGCACTGTGGGCCAAACTGGACAAACGGGCTGCCCACCACGAATACGGGAAGGGCCGTGTCTGTGCCAACACCACG TGTGTGATCATCGGGGCGGGGCCGTGTGGTCTGCGTACAGCAGTAGAGCTGGGGTTCCTGGGGGCCAGAGTGGTGCTGCTGGAGAAGAGAGATGCCTTCTCAAGGAACAACGTCCTTCACCTCTGGCCTTTCACCATCCACGACCTCAGGGGCCTCGGGGCCAAGAAGTTCTACGGCAAGTTCTGTGCTGGAGCCATTGACCACATCA GTATACGGCAGTTACAGTTGGTGTTATTAAAGGTGGCTCTGTTGCTGGGGGTGGAAGTCCATGTCAACGTAGAGTTCAAGGGACTGGTGGAGCCACCAGTGGACCAGGAGCAAcaga AGGTAGGCTGGAGGGTGGAGGTGAAACCCAAGTCTCACCCTATTAACCAACTGCAGTGTGACGTGGTGATCGGAGCTGATGGACGACggaacacactgccag GGTTCAGGCGTAAGGAGTTCCGTGGCAAGCTGGCCATTGCCATCACAGCTAACTTCATGAACCGTAACACCACGGCTGAGGCCAAGGTGGAGGAGATCAGCGGAGTGGCCTTCATCTTCAACCAGAGGTTCTTTCAGGAGCTACGGGACACCACAGGAGTGGACCTGGAGAATATAGTGTACTACAAGGATGACACACACTACTTTGTGATGACGGCTAAGAAGCAGAGTCTGCTGGAGAAAGGAGTCATTCTGCGG GACTATGCAGACACAGAAACACTTCTCTCACGGGGAAACGTGGACCAGAATGCGCTGCTGGCCTACGCCCGCGAGGCGGCGGACTTCTCCACCAATCACCAGCTGCCGTCCCTGGACTTTGCCATGAACCACTATGGGCAGCCTGATGTTGCCTTGTTTGACTTCACCTGTATGTACGCGTCGGAGAACGCTGCACTGGtcagacagagacatggacacCATCTACTGGTCACGCTGGTGGGAGACAGCCTtctggag ccgtTCTGGCCCATGGGGACAGGTATAGCACGGGGGTTCCTGGCAGCATTGGATTCTGCCTGGATGGTACGGAGCTGGGCTCAAGGCCTCGCCCCCCTGGACATACTTGCTGAAAG AGAGAGTCTGTATCGTCTCCTTCCTCAGGCCTCTCCAGAAAATGTCAACAAGAACTTTGGTCAATACACTGTAGACCCAGCTACCCGCTACCCTAACATCAACCACCAACTCATCACCCCTGCACAG GTGGGGCATCTAATATACACAGAAGAGAGTGGAGATTCGGGTGCGGACCAGGAACCACGACCCCGATCCCCCTTGCCGAAGCTACTACGACAGG AGTCCTTCTCTCGCTCCAGTAAGCTTTTGTCATGGTGCCAGCAGCAGACACAGGGTTACCGTGGCGTTGCGGTTAGCGACCTCACTACTTCCTGGAAGAATGGACTAGCTTTGTGTGCCCTCATCCACCACTACCGACCTGACCTCAT CGACTTTGACTCTCTAAaggaggatgagggggaggagaatATGAGGTTGGGGTTGGAGGTGGCAGAGAAGGAGTTTGGCATCTCTCCTGTGATGACTGTCGAGGAGATGTCGTCTGTCAGTGAAACGGACACTCTCTGTATGGTCATGTACCTCAGCCAGTTTCACCAGCTCTTCAAGGACGCACTGCCCCCAAGCG AATCCCAGACCGAGAGCCTAGATGGGAGGGCTGCTGTGATtggtcctgcctctctcctcagccGCCTGGGCCACAGCCCATCCCGCAAGCGCAACCCCAAG GAGCAGAAGGAGAAGGATGtggtggggaagaggaggaagaccagTCGGCCATGTCTGGAGGATGTGAGACAGGATCTCAGATTAGTGGACAGTTATGAG GAAGAGGCTGCCTTGTGCTCTGTGGGTGGAGCAAGCCAGAGCAGAGTGCGCTCGATGGCCAATCAGCTGCTGGCCAAGTTTGAGGAGAATGCCACTTGCCCCTCCTCCACGCCAGCTGCAGCTCTCCGCAGACAG AAATACGTTCAGATGTACACCGGGGGAGTAAGCTCATTGGCTGAACAGATATCCTGTCAGCTTCAAAGTCAGGAGTCACCGTCACCCCAGCACACTCCTGATAGGAAGGAATCG gcTGGCGTTCACTCTGTGTCGGCGGGGCCAGGGCCAGGAGGGGCCAGTGACGTGTGTTTCTTCTGCAGTAGGCGTGTGTACGTGATGGAGAGACTCAGTGCTGAGGGACTGTTCTTCCACCGGAGCTGCTTCCAGTGTGACCACTGCAGCTCCACCCTTCGCCTGGCCTCTTACGCCTACGACCGGCCTAAcg GGAAGTTCTACTGTAAGCCACACTATGACCTCCGTCTGGTTGGGCCGGTCCAGAGGAAGAGACCAGCTCCTCCTACCTCCGACCAGCATCCAACCCCCTACGAACGGACCCCCTCTCAGCAGACCCTCCTG GAGTCCCCAGCTGCTCTGTCCACTAACCCTCGCTCCTCAGTAACTGTGGTGACAGCAGATCGCAGGTCCTCAG TGGCATCTCTGATTGAGAGGGAGTGTGGCTTGGCTAAGCGCGTGCGCGGCACGCCAGAACGTATAGAGCTGGAGAACTACCGTGGGAGCCTGGGGAGCCTGGAGACTGAGCAGCTAACAGATGAGCCGGAGGAGGTGCCAGAGGAGACACTGGCCAATTACAACCTCAGTCTGCTGGTGACAGAGGTGAAGAAGGCCAATCACAAGCGCATCTCGTTGCGGGACAACGAGGGCTCCAG tTCAGAAtcagagacggaggaggagggggagaggcagcGGGCTCTAACCAATGACCTGGCTAGAGACTCCTGGAGGAAGGCCATGGAACTACACGCACGCCtccgtggagagagaggagatgacgAAGAAGAGacggaagaaggagaggaggaaggagaggttgatgaagatgaggatgatgatgatgaggagttatcTAGTGATG gggaaGGAGCATCTCCACTCACCGCTGAGGAGGTCGCCTCGTTGGACGAGTGGCAGCAGAGCACACactctccagacacacacacacctgacacacacacgccTGACACGCactctccagacacacacacgcctgaCATACAACTGCCTGACTCGACAACACCCGACACACACGGTCCACACAGCCCCACCAGTGTACCCAATATCACCTTCTCCACTCCGGCCACTGCCTCAACACCCTTCACACCCACACCTTTAACATCGCATGCACCCACACCCACGTCCTCAGTGTCAATTCCAGACTCCTCTGTCTTTACCTACTCCTCCCCCAACTCCTCCACCACCTCTGGTTGCTCCCCGGGtccagacgagggagaggaggatggggagaagaaagagatgaaggagagaaaagaacgagaggacagggagagaggggggaaggagagggagagggtgcgTGACTCCAGCAGTAGTTCGGGGATCGGTGTGGGTGGGAGCTCCACCACCTCTACCTCGGACCCTCTCACCCCTCCCGGCATCCCTCCCCCCGCCCAGCTCATGGCATGCTGGGATAGCCTGCCCCACCCTTCTGTGGAGGCGGAGTCACTACAAAGCCCCGCCTCTCGCCCTGCCCCTCGATTTGCCCCTGCACCTATCATGGCGTCGGCTGTTGTGCGAGGGGTCGGGGGCAAGAAGCTGAAACCGTGGGACGTGGATGGGGGAAGGGGATTTGTTGCGGGGGGGTCTGTTGGGGCAGGGTCTCTTGGGGAGAAGCTGTGTAAGGGTGTAGTAATAGACCCCTTAGAGGACATCAACCCCCCCTTGTCCCCCCTGAAGCCCCTTAAGGCAGTGcccagagatgagagagagatcgggaggaagagggagatggagaggaggagggagatagagagagcagcCATGGGAGTGGGCTGGGAGGACACGAAAATCCCCCTAGGAAGGGAGCCTCTCCCAAGGAAGAGCAGAGGTGGTCTAGACCCCCGCAGACTCACAGAGAGCttgccccccctcctcctcacacAACTCCAGGGGGGCTCCCTCTTCCCTTCACGTAAGTGCTGCAGGGACAACCAGCCCCCCAGCCAGAGTGTGTCTGAAGCGGGCATAGGAGAGGGTGGACCCCTGGGCCTGTGGAGAGCTGTCATCTCTGGCTATAAGAGGGACAGGAAGAAGAAGGGCAGGACTTCCCTTTCCAAAATGGCAACAGCCCCAGCCCCCAAAGAGCAGGGCAGGAGGAAAACTTCTGCGGAGAGAAGag GTGTGAAGTTCAGGGAGCGCCAGAGCTGGTCGGAGCCGGAGGAGTCAGACATCACCTGCTCTGTTGTGATGGAGAGGTGCTCCATGAACCCCAAGGCCAAC CTTCGTCTGGAGCTGTTTGACCTAGCGTCAGACCTTCAGAAGGACAccattgaggaggaggaggaagaggagaatgagGAAGGGGAG TCTGCATATGTGCCTCATGCCCTGGCCTTTAAGAGGGCGTATGCCATTAAG aggcacgtggggaaggagagggagcggGACAGCTCCCCCCGTATGGATACACAGCGGAAGTCATCGTGCCCTACGGAAGTTGTCGGGGTACTGGTGCACATGATGGACCTGAAGGACCCGTCCAGCCTGGATGTGTCAGAGGCCATGTTCCACAGAGACCGGGACCCAGAGGAGGAGCAGCTAGATGCCAGATTAACACGCAGAGTACAGAGGGCGGCGCGCAAACAGGCCAAACAAGAGCAACTCAAGAGACTGCACAGGGCCCAG ATGATCCAAAGGCAGTTGGAGCAGGTGGAGGAGAAGCAGAGGCagctggaggagaggggtgtggcTGTGGAGAAGGCCTTGAGAGGGGaagcag ACTACTGGGGAGAGTCGAATGACAGTGAAGAGCTGGACTTACACCTGGGAG tcaTGGGCAGGCAGGATGACCCAGCTCTGATGCAGCAGTGGTTCAAGCTGGTCCAGCAGAAGAACTGTCTGATGCGCTATGAGTCAGAACTCATGATATT TGCTCGGGAGCTGGAGTTGGAGGACAGACAGAGCCGTCTTCAACAAGAGCTCAGAGAGCGGATGGCCGTGGATG ACCACCTGAAGGGTGAGGCAGAGCTGGCTGAGGAGAAGCTAATCCTGGGGGAGATGTTGGAGGTGGTGGAGCAGAGAGATGCTCTGGTGTCTCTGCTGGAGGAGCAGCGACTGCAGGAGAGCCAGGAGGACAGAGACCTGGAGGCCATCATGCTGTCCCGGGGACTGGGCCTGCACAACTGGGCCTGA
- the LOC124014359 gene encoding protein-methionine sulfoxide oxidase mical3b-like isoform X5, with translation MEFPEFPGCPAAAGLAVGDEAEKEGHAQVLFDEFVQASTCRTTLRAFNLLCEHLQLTHTHTQPQTYSPTQPQRPFYHSLKERLNYWKANALWAKLDKRAAHHEYGKGRVCANTTCVIIGAGPCGLRTAVELGFLGARVVLLEKRDAFSRNNVLHLWPFTIHDLRGLGAKKFYGKFCAGAIDHISIRQLQLVLLKVALLLGVEVHVNVEFKGLVEPPVDQEQQKVGWRVEVKPKSHPINQLQCDVVIGADGRRNTLPGFRRKEFRGKLAIAITANFMNRNTTAEAKVEEISGVAFIFNQRFFQELRDTTGVDLENIVYYKDDTHYFVMTAKKQSLLEKGVILRDYADTETLLSRGNVDQNALLAYAREAADFSTNHQLPSLDFAMNHYGQPDVALFDFTCMYASENAALVRQRHGHHLLVTLVGDSLLEPFWPMGTGIARGFLAALDSAWMVRSWAQGLAPLDILAERESLYRLLPQASPENVNKNFGQYTVDPATRYPNINHQLITPAQVGHLIYTEESGDSGADQEPRPRSPLPKLLRQESFSRSSKLLSWCQQQTQGYRGVAVSDLTTSWKNGLALCALIHHYRPDLIDFDSLKEDEGEENMRLGLEVAEKEFGISPVMTVEEMSSVSETDTLCMVMYLSQFHQLFKDALPPSESQTESLDGRAAVIGPASLLSRLGHSPSRKRNPKEQKEKDVVGKRRKTSRPCLEDVRQDLRLVDSYEEEAALCSVGGASQSRVRSMANQLLAKFEENATCPSSTPAAALRRQGDSMPMLPPPPASPDPQEPAFVASAATWKQVKIKYVQMYTGGVSSLAEQISCQLQSQESPSPQHTPDRKESAGVHSVSAGPGPGGASDVCFFCSRRVYVMERLSAEGLFFHRSCFQCDHCSSTLRLASYAYDRPNGKFYCKPHYDLRLVGPVQRKRPAPPTSDQHPTPYERTPSQQTLLESPAALSTNPRSSVTVVTADRRSSVASLIGSGSGLVKLLCVCVCVYVCVCALSGISD, from the exons ATGGAGTTCCCAGAGTTCCCAGGGTGCCCTGCTGCTGCCGGCCTTGCCGTGGGCGACGAGGCGGAGAAGGAGGGCCATGCCCAGGTTCTATTTGATGAGTTTGTCCAGGCGTCTACCTGCAGAACGACACTCCGTGCCTTCAACCTGCTGTGTGAGCACcttcagctcacacacacacacacacagccacaaacATACTCCCCGACGCAGCCGCAGAGGCCTTTCTACCACAGCCTCAAAGAACGCCTCAACTACTGGAAGGCAAACGCACTGTGGGCCAAACTGGACAAACGGGCTGCCCACCACGAATACGGGAAGGGCCGTGTCTGTGCCAACACCACG TGTGTGATCATCGGGGCGGGGCCGTGTGGTCTGCGTACAGCAGTAGAGCTGGGGTTCCTGGGGGCCAGAGTGGTGCTGCTGGAGAAGAGAGATGCCTTCTCAAGGAACAACGTCCTTCACCTCTGGCCTTTCACCATCCACGACCTCAGGGGCCTCGGGGCCAAGAAGTTCTACGGCAAGTTCTGTGCTGGAGCCATTGACCACATCA GTATACGGCAGTTACAGTTGGTGTTATTAAAGGTGGCTCTGTTGCTGGGGGTGGAAGTCCATGTCAACGTAGAGTTCAAGGGACTGGTGGAGCCACCAGTGGACCAGGAGCAAcaga AGGTAGGCTGGAGGGTGGAGGTGAAACCCAAGTCTCACCCTATTAACCAACTGCAGTGTGACGTGGTGATCGGAGCTGATGGACGACggaacacactgccag GGTTCAGGCGTAAGGAGTTCCGTGGCAAGCTGGCCATTGCCATCACAGCTAACTTCATGAACCGTAACACCACGGCTGAGGCCAAGGTGGAGGAGATCAGCGGAGTGGCCTTCATCTTCAACCAGAGGTTCTTTCAGGAGCTACGGGACACCACAGGAGTGGACCTGGAGAATATAGTGTACTACAAGGATGACACACACTACTTTGTGATGACGGCTAAGAAGCAGAGTCTGCTGGAGAAAGGAGTCATTCTGCGG GACTATGCAGACACAGAAACACTTCTCTCACGGGGAAACGTGGACCAGAATGCGCTGCTGGCCTACGCCCGCGAGGCGGCGGACTTCTCCACCAATCACCAGCTGCCGTCCCTGGACTTTGCCATGAACCACTATGGGCAGCCTGATGTTGCCTTGTTTGACTTCACCTGTATGTACGCGTCGGAGAACGCTGCACTGGtcagacagagacatggacacCATCTACTGGTCACGCTGGTGGGAGACAGCCTtctggag ccgtTCTGGCCCATGGGGACAGGTATAGCACGGGGGTTCCTGGCAGCATTGGATTCTGCCTGGATGGTACGGAGCTGGGCTCAAGGCCTCGCCCCCCTGGACATACTTGCTGAAAG AGAGAGTCTGTATCGTCTCCTTCCTCAGGCCTCTCCAGAAAATGTCAACAAGAACTTTGGTCAATACACTGTAGACCCAGCTACCCGCTACCCTAACATCAACCACCAACTCATCACCCCTGCACAG GTGGGGCATCTAATATACACAGAAGAGAGTGGAGATTCGGGTGCGGACCAGGAACCACGACCCCGATCCCCCTTGCCGAAGCTACTACGACAGG AGTCCTTCTCTCGCTCCAGTAAGCTTTTGTCATGGTGCCAGCAGCAGACACAGGGTTACCGTGGCGTTGCGGTTAGCGACCTCACTACTTCCTGGAAGAATGGACTAGCTTTGTGTGCCCTCATCCACCACTACCGACCTGACCTCAT CGACTTTGACTCTCTAAaggaggatgagggggaggagaatATGAGGTTGGGGTTGGAGGTGGCAGAGAAGGAGTTTGGCATCTCTCCTGTGATGACTGTCGAGGAGATGTCGTCTGTCAGTGAAACGGACACTCTCTGTATGGTCATGTACCTCAGCCAGTTTCACCAGCTCTTCAAGGACGCACTGCCCCCAAGCG AATCCCAGACCGAGAGCCTAGATGGGAGGGCTGCTGTGATtggtcctgcctctctcctcagccGCCTGGGCCACAGCCCATCCCGCAAGCGCAACCCCAAG GAGCAGAAGGAGAAGGATGtggtggggaagaggaggaagaccagTCGGCCATGTCTGGAGGATGTGAGACAGGATCTCAGATTAGTGGACAGTTATGAG GAAGAGGCTGCCTTGTGCTCTGTGGGTGGAGCAAGCCAGAGCAGAGTGCGCTCGATGGCCAATCAGCTGCTGGCCAAGTTTGAGGAGAATGCCACTTGCCCCTCCTCCACGCCAGCTGCAGCTCTCCGCAGACAG GGGGACTCCATGCCCATGCTTCCACCTCCTCCAGCATCCCCTGACCCCCAGGAACCAGCCTTTGTGGCCTCCGCTGCCACCTGGAAACAGGTAAAAATA AAATACGTTCAGATGTACACCGGGGGAGTAAGCTCATTGGCTGAACAGATATCCTGTCAGCTTCAAAGTCAGGAGTCACCGTCACCCCAGCACACTCCTGATAGGAAGGAATCG gcTGGCGTTCACTCTGTGTCGGCGGGGCCAGGGCCAGGAGGGGCCAGTGACGTGTGTTTCTTCTGCAGTAGGCGTGTGTACGTGATGGAGAGACTCAGTGCTGAGGGACTGTTCTTCCACCGGAGCTGCTTCCAGTGTGACCACTGCAGCTCCACCCTTCGCCTGGCCTCTTACGCCTACGACCGGCCTAAcg GGAAGTTCTACTGTAAGCCACACTATGACCTCCGTCTGGTTGGGCCGGTCCAGAGGAAGAGACCAGCTCCTCCTACCTCCGACCAGCATCCAACCCCCTACGAACGGACCCCCTCTCAGCAGACCCTCCTG GAGTCCCCAGCTGCTCTGTCCACTAACCCTCGCTCCTCAGTAACTGTGGTGACAGCAGATCGCAGGTCCTCAG tggcGTCTCTGATTGGGAGTGGGTCCGGCTTGGTAAAGCttctatgtgtatgtgtgtgtgtgtatgtgtgcgtgtgtgcactcAGTGGCATCTCTGATTGA